In Candidatus Promineifilum breve, one genomic interval encodes:
- a CDS encoding glycosyltransferase family 2 protein yields the protein MTTWPRITIVTPSFNQALYLEEAIRSVLAQGYPNLEYVIRDGGSTDGSVDVIRRYEGHLSDWLSEPDGGPAQAINRGFAATSGDILGWLNADDAYLPGTLHAIAEAFIQRPEASLVYGEGWYIDEASQPIEPCRFVRRRFDRRYLVNRDPILQPAAFWRRSLWQQVGPLDESLRWVFDWEWFIRAHAQGAFHYLPRDLALYRIQPAALTRTGGLARQLEHGRVTRRYGAWWYPNHVVQQTRRYDDLGRRLTAGWPRALAVPIRLPLALPRLAAEWLLRGMYMR from the coding sequence ATGACAACCTGGCCGCGCATCACTATCGTCACGCCATCGTTCAATCAGGCGCTCTATCTGGAAGAGGCCATTCGCTCGGTGCTGGCTCAGGGGTATCCCAACCTGGAGTACGTCATTCGCGACGGCGGCTCGACCGACGGCAGCGTCGACGTTATCCGCCGCTATGAGGGCCACTTGAGCGACTGGCTGAGCGAACCGGACGGCGGCCCAGCCCAGGCCATCAATCGCGGTTTCGCCGCCACCAGTGGCGACATCCTGGGTTGGCTGAACGCCGATGACGCCTACTTGCCCGGTACGCTCCACGCCATAGCCGAGGCATTTATCCAACGGCCAGAGGCGTCTCTGGTCTATGGCGAGGGCTGGTACATTGACGAGGCGAGCCAACCAATCGAGCCGTGCCGCTTCGTGCGCCGCCGCTTCGACCGGCGCTATCTGGTGAATCGCGATCCCATCTTGCAGCCGGCGGCTTTCTGGCGGCGTTCGTTGTGGCAGCAGGTCGGCCCGCTGGACGAGTCCCTGCGCTGGGTGTTCGATTGGGAGTGGTTCATCCGCGCCCACGCCCAGGGCGCGTTTCACTACCTGCCGCGCGATTTGGCGCTCTATCGCATTCAGCCGGCCGCCCTGACCCGCACCGGCGGATTGGCCCGCCAATTGGAACACGGCCGCGTCACCCGCCGCTATGGGGCGTGGTGGTATCCGAATCACGTGGTGCAGCAGACGCGCCGCTACGACGACCTGGGGCGCAGGCTGACCGCCGGCTGGCCGCGCGCTCTGGCCGTCCCCATCCGGCTGCCGTTGGCCCTGCCCCGCCTCGCGGCCGAGTGGTTGTTGCGCGGCATGTACATGCGCTAA
- a CDS encoding sulfotransferase family protein, which produces MMSSDFTDRHLIFIVSQPRAGSTLLQSLLAGCEGVHTTAEPWLMLHPLYARRETGHTADYDATLAARALDDFLGQLKEGAAAYDAAVRAMALELYGRACRQAGQAIFLDKTPRYYKILPELSRVFPAARIVILLRNPAAVFSSILRTWVDGAWPRFDTFRDDLLAAPGLLTDHVARGGDQTIAVHYEALVQAPEETLRSLCDRLDLPYHPRLLAYGDRPLPAGRYGDPTGIRQHNQPTATGLDNWREHARDPQIHHLLVAYLDALGPEQIGRMGYDHAELRRALAAVPLRPGRVHHTWQQLLKADKTSGDALRLILGDGQWRHQPGRALRQLARLFTERAE; this is translated from the coding sequence ATGATGTCGAGCGATTTCACCGACCGCCACCTGATTTTCATCGTCTCGCAACCGCGCGCCGGATCGACGCTGCTCCAGAGCCTGCTGGCCGGTTGCGAGGGGGTGCATACGACAGCCGAGCCGTGGCTTATGCTCCACCCGCTCTACGCCCGGCGCGAGACAGGCCACACCGCCGATTACGACGCCACCCTCGCCGCCCGCGCCCTGGATGATTTTCTCGGCCAGCTCAAAGAGGGCGCGGCGGCCTACGATGCCGCCGTGCGAGCTATGGCGTTGGAACTCTACGGCCGGGCCTGCCGTCAGGCGGGCCAAGCCATCTTCCTCGATAAGACACCGCGCTATTACAAAATTCTGCCGGAGTTGAGCCGCGTGTTCCCGGCGGCGCGGATCGTCATCCTGCTGCGCAACCCGGCGGCCGTGTTCTCGTCGATCCTGCGCACCTGGGTCGATGGCGCCTGGCCGCGCTTCGACACGTTCCGGGATGATTTGCTGGCCGCGCCGGGCCTGCTGACCGACCACGTGGCCCGCGGCGGCGATCAGACCATCGCCGTCCACTATGAAGCGCTCGTCCAGGCACCGGAGGAAACATTGCGTTCTCTCTGTGACCGGCTCGACCTGCCGTATCACCCCCGGCTGCTGGCCTATGGCGACCGCCCCCTGCCCGCCGGGCGCTATGGCGATCCCACGGGCATCAGGCAACATAACCAGCCTACGGCCACCGGTCTCGACAACTGGCGCGAACATGCCCGCGATCCCCAAATTCATCACCTGCTCGTCGCCTATCTGGACGCACTGGGGCCGGAGCAAATCGGCCGGATGGGCTACGATCACGCTGAGTTAAGGAGGGCGCTGGCCGCCGTGCCGCTGCGCCCCGGTCGGGTGCATCACACCTGGCAACAACTGCTGAAAGCCGATAAGACGAGCGGCGACGCGTTGCGGCTCATCCTGGGCGATGGACAATGGCGGCACCAACCGGGGCGCGCCCTGCGCCAACTCGCCCGCCTGTTCACCGAGCGTGCCGAATGA
- a CDS encoding glycosyltransferase family 2 protein has translation MNISACITSYNQSRYLVEAIESVLAQTLPPAEILIVDDASSDDSPAIIAAYAARYPGLIRPILRERNQGVAATFNEGLESASGDYLSYLAGDDRWLPAKLERETQRLTAADRPDAVFADFYFTTADGSRSYRWAAERRPPEGQLLPHVLARDFPRRTLFRAELVNLRLWRQAGRFDPTFGLYEDWDMKIALAATLRFGYLAEPLSEYRRHGQGLSMADTAAHLAATDHIARKHAALYESLKVSHGAYLNHQLAGWRAHLLRGGARGAALRRAPGFRREAWRLYRQSLRYEARPDLRLLWYLIRGNTHSTPS, from the coding sequence ATGAACATCTCGGCCTGCATCACCTCCTATAACCAGAGCCGCTATCTGGTCGAGGCCATCGAGAGTGTCCTGGCCCAAACCCTGCCGCCGGCGGAAATCCTCATCGTCGATGACGCCTCCAGCGATGACTCCCCGGCGATCATCGCCGCCTATGCCGCCCGTTACCCCGGCCTTATTCGCCCCATCCTGCGCGAGCGCAATCAGGGGGTGGCCGCGACGTTCAATGAAGGGCTGGAATCGGCTAGCGGCGATTATCTCAGCTACCTGGCCGGGGATGACCGCTGGCTGCCGGCCAAGCTGGAACGGGAAACGCAACGGTTGACGGCCGCCGACCGGCCGGACGCGGTCTTCGCCGATTTCTATTTCACCACGGCCGACGGCTCGCGCTCATATCGTTGGGCGGCCGAGCGCCGGCCGCCGGAAGGTCAACTATTGCCGCACGTCCTGGCCCGCGACTTCCCCCGCCGCACCCTTTTCCGCGCCGAACTGGTGAATTTGCGCCTCTGGCGACAGGCCGGTCGCTTCGACCCAACCTTCGGTCTATACGAAGATTGGGATATGAAAATCGCGCTGGCGGCAACGCTGCGTTTCGGCTACTTGGCCGAGCCGCTCAGCGAATACCGCCGCCACGGGCAAGGGCTATCGATGGCCGACACCGCCGCCCATCTGGCGGCCACCGACCACATTGCGCGCAAACACGCCGCCCTTTATGAATCGTTGAAAGTGAGCCACGGCGCTTACCTCAACCACCAGTTGGCGGGCTGGCGGGCGCATCTGTTGCGCGGCGGGGCGCGTGGGGCGGCCTTGCGGCGCGCGCCCGGCTTCCGGCGCGAGGCGTGGCGGCTTTATCGGCAAAGCTTGCGCTACGAGGCGCGGCCCGATCTGCGCCTCTTGTGGTATCTTATACGCGGTAACACCCATTCGACCCCCTCATGA
- a CDS encoding oligosaccharide flippase family protein, which translates to MSLVERSVTSASWNAGANLFKVAILLARSILLARLLPIETFGVYALATAVVTFSGILPKFGLGGAFLHRAAETADEESAAAVHFTLRLVLTAIWAVALLSLSLLLADGGLRLALVVLTLLYGGLYLTDTARMVLVRRVQHRRLAVLDLLNAIATTIVAVILARRGYQLTALLATDFITLAVTVVVLLLWRPVWRPRLLWLRQVVGYYLSFGRRTMAESALSEALDNLDDIWTGVYLGDQALGLYSRAFTFATYPRRLLAFPVFEVAGGTYAELKDDAHQLAQAFFRVNALLLRSGFLMGGLLVLIAPEFVRLLLGEKWLPMVTAFQLMFVYTLLDPVRVTVGQLFVAVGRPERLWRTRLVQLAILVVGLFTLGQRWGINGVAIVVNVMLMAGLVWLLHRAREFVRFSAARLFVPPAVALAGGVLAALAAVYLGCGRTADLTCESDWLAMALKGAPFVATYGGLLFLMERREMSRMAHIVRRALFPRPGSPS; encoded by the coding sequence ATGAGCCTCGTCGAGCGCAGTGTCACGTCCGCCTCCTGGAACGCCGGGGCCAATCTGTTCAAGGTGGCGATCCTGCTGGCGCGGTCGATTCTCTTGGCCCGCCTGTTGCCCATCGAGACGTTTGGCGTCTATGCCCTGGCGACGGCCGTGGTCACTTTCAGCGGCATCCTGCCCAAATTCGGCCTGGGCGGGGCGTTTCTCCATCGCGCCGCCGAGACGGCCGACGAGGAAAGCGCCGCGGCCGTCCACTTCACGCTGCGCCTGGTTCTGACGGCGATTTGGGCCGTGGCGTTGCTGAGCCTGTCTCTGCTGCTGGCCGATGGCGGCTTGCGGTTGGCGCTGGTCGTCCTTACGCTCCTTTACGGCGGCCTCTATCTGACCGATACGGCGCGGATGGTGCTGGTGCGGCGGGTTCAGCATCGCCGGCTGGCCGTTCTCGATTTGCTCAACGCCATAGCCACCACCATCGTCGCGGTGATCCTCGCCCGACGCGGCTACCAGTTGACCGCGCTGTTGGCGACCGATTTCATTACGTTGGCCGTTACGGTCGTCGTGCTGCTGCTGTGGCGGCCGGTGTGGCGGCCGCGCTTGCTGTGGCTGCGCCAGGTCGTGGGCTACTATCTCAGCTTCGGCCGGCGCACGATGGCCGAGTCGGCCCTCAGCGAGGCGCTCGACAACCTCGATGACATCTGGACCGGCGTCTACCTGGGCGATCAGGCGCTGGGCCTCTACTCCCGCGCCTTCACCTTCGCCACCTACCCGCGGCGCTTGCTGGCCTTTCCCGTGTTCGAGGTGGCCGGCGGAACCTATGCCGAACTGAAAGACGACGCGCATCAGCTGGCCCAGGCTTTTTTTCGCGTCAACGCGCTGTTGTTGCGCAGCGGTTTCCTGATGGGCGGCTTGCTGGTGCTCATCGCGCCGGAGTTTGTGCGCCTGCTGCTGGGCGAGAAGTGGCTGCCGATGGTCACCGCCTTTCAATTGATGTTCGTCTATACGCTGCTGGACCCGGTGCGGGTGACGGTCGGCCAGCTTTTCGTGGCCGTCGGCCGCCCCGAACGGCTGTGGCGCACGCGGCTGGTGCAACTGGCTATTCTCGTCGTCGGGCTATTTACGCTGGGGCAACGATGGGGCATCAACGGTGTGGCGATCGTGGTCAACGTCATGCTGATGGCCGGGCTGGTCTGGCTGCTCCATCGGGCGCGGGAGTTCGTGCGCTTCTCGGCGGCGCGGCTATTTGTCCCACCGGCCGTGGCTCTGGCGGGCGGCGTACTGGCAGCGCTGGCCGCAGTGTATCTCGGTTGCGGGCGAACGGCCGACCTCACCTGCGAATCGGATTGGCTGGCGATGGCCCTGAAGGGCGCGCCATTCGTCGCGACCTATGGCGGTCTGCTGTTCCTCATGGAGCGGCGCGAGATGAGCCGCATGGCCCACATCGTCCGGCGGGCGCTCTTCCCCCGGCCCGGCTCCCCCTCATGA
- a CDS encoding GDP-L-fucose synthase family protein: MIHWDQQRVVVTGGAGFLGSHVVDALRQRGAAEIIAPARQEYDLRYHEAILDLLNEARPTLIIHLAASVGGIGANRAHPAEFFYDNLMMGVQLLHESWRAGVAKFVAIGTVCAYPKYTPIPFREEELWNGYPEETNAPYGLAKKMLLVQSQAYRQQYGYNSIFLLPVNLYGPGDSFDLESSHVIPALIRKCLEAEQRGDESIVAWGDGSPTREFLYVADAAEGIVMAAERYDDSEPVNLGSGREISIRELLTTIAHHTGFSGQIVWDTTKPNGQPRRALNTDRAYERFGFRAGTDFDEGLRRTIEWYRQTLAEAQPADSLSSR, encoded by the coding sequence ATGATTCATTGGGATCAACAGCGTGTGGTCGTCACCGGTGGGGCGGGCTTCCTCGGTTCCCACGTGGTGGACGCACTGCGGCAGCGAGGCGCGGCCGAAATCATCGCGCCGGCGCGACAGGAGTACGATCTGCGCTATCACGAGGCCATCCTCGACCTGCTCAACGAGGCCCGGCCGACGTTGATCATCCACCTGGCCGCGTCGGTGGGCGGCATCGGGGCCAACCGCGCCCATCCGGCCGAATTTTTCTACGACAATCTGATGATGGGCGTCCAACTGCTGCACGAGAGTTGGCGTGCCGGCGTTGCCAAATTCGTCGCCATCGGCACCGTCTGCGCCTACCCCAAGTACACGCCCATCCCCTTCCGTGAGGAAGAGCTATGGAACGGCTACCCGGAAGAAACCAATGCGCCCTATGGGCTGGCCAAGAAGATGCTGCTGGTGCAGAGCCAGGCCTATCGCCAGCAGTACGGCTATAACTCCATCTTCCTGCTGCCGGTCAACCTCTATGGGCCGGGCGACAGTTTTGATCTGGAATCTTCCCACGTCATCCCGGCGCTCATTCGCAAGTGTCTGGAAGCGGAGCAGCGCGGCGACGAGAGTATCGTCGCCTGGGGCGACGGCTCGCCGACGCGCGAGTTCCTGTACGTGGCAGATGCGGCCGAGGGCATCGTAATGGCCGCCGAGCGGTACGACGACAGCGAGCCGGTCAATCTGGGTTCCGGCCGGGAGATCAGCATCCGGGAGCTGCTGACGACCATCGCCCATCACACCGGCTTCTCCGGCCAAATCGTCTGGGATACCACCAAGCCCAACGGCCAGCCGCGCCGGGCGCTGAACACCGACCGCGCCTATGAGCGCTTCGGCTTCCGGGCCGGCACCGATTTCGACGAAGGGCTGCGCCGGACGATTGAGTGGTATCGGCAGACGCTGGCCGAAGCGCAACCGGCCGATTCCCTGTCGTCGCGCTGA
- the udk gene encoding uridine kinase, whose product MSAERAVSLKYKPIVFGVAGGTASGKTTVARAVLEAVGASQIAYLPHDAYYSDRDDLPFEDRANLNYDHPDSLETKLLVRHIKDLIVGAPVHVPVYDFTTHRRTTDTIFVEPAPIILVDGILIFTKRKLRDLMDIKVYVDTDSDVRFIRRLQRDMHERGRSLDSVVHQYLETVRPMHLKFVEPSKRYADVIIPGGGHNRVAMEMVVSRLQMLLRLREEKVEEEIGT is encoded by the coding sequence ATGAGCGCGGAGAGAGCAGTGTCCCTGAAATACAAGCCCATCGTCTTCGGCGTGGCCGGGGGCACGGCCTCGGGTAAGACAACTGTCGCCCGCGCCGTGCTGGAGGCGGTCGGCGCGTCACAGATCGCCTATCTGCCCCACGACGCCTATTATAGCGACCGCGACGACTTGCCGTTCGAGGATCGCGCCAACCTCAATTACGATCATCCCGACTCGCTGGAGACGAAGCTGCTGGTGCGCCACATCAAGGACCTGATCGTGGGCGCGCCGGTCCACGTGCCGGTCTATGACTTCACGACCCACCGGCGCACGACGGACACGATCTTCGTCGAACCGGCGCCGATCATCCTGGTTGACGGGATCCTCATCTTCACCAAGCGCAAATTGCGCGACCTGATGGACATCAAGGTCTACGTCGATACCGATTCGGACGTGCGCTTCATTCGCCGCTTGCAGCGCGACATGCACGAGCGCGGCCGGTCGCTCGATTCGGTCGTCCACCAATATCTGGAGACGGTGCGGCCGATGCACCTCAAATTTGTCGAACCCAGCAAGCGCTACGCCGACGTCATCATCCCCGGCGGCGGCCACAACCGGGTCGCCATGGAAATGGTCGTCAGCCGGCTGCAAATGCTGTTGCGCCTCCGCGAGGAGAAGGTCGAAGAGGAGATCGGGACATGA
- a CDS encoding WS/DGAT/MGAT family O-acyltransferase, with amino-acid sequence MARKIEIMSPVDVAWLSMEEPTNLMMVNSVILFDRPLNIDRVRQVLEYRWLRYERFRQRVVQPPVPFMRPYWETDPHFNLDLHLQRIALPAPGDRAALQGVVSDLMSTPLDFSRPPWKFYIIENYGDGCAVMARLHHCLADGMALVAVFLSMTDFYPDAPLVPAEPANPLPESGLLGSLARDAGQTLGLARRMTGRVLHGAVGALQEPERLRTAGEQGAGLGLAATRLLARSADPTTRLKGKLGVMKRAAWSGAIPLADVKLIKNNLGGTVNDVLVTAVAGGLRRYLLGKGDNPDELEIRAAVPVNLRGEEDNGKLGNKFGLVFVGLPISIEEPLMRLSEVRRRMGDLKRSAEAPVTLGILGMMGVGTDAFREFVVNTLEPKATIVLTNVPGPPIPLYLAGEKISEMMFWVPQAGRLSVGISILSYAGNVFLGVATDAGLVPDPEVILAGIYEELERMKVIARAVVAGNGHK; translated from the coding sequence ATGGCCAGAAAAATCGAGATAATGTCCCCCGTGGATGTGGCCTGGCTCAGTATGGAAGAGCCGACCAACTTGATGATGGTCAATTCGGTCATTCTGTTCGACCGGCCGCTGAACATCGACCGCGTGCGGCAAGTGCTGGAATACCGCTGGCTGCGTTACGAGCGCTTTCGGCAGCGTGTTGTCCAACCGCCCGTCCCCTTCATGCGTCCCTATTGGGAGACCGACCCCCATTTCAATCTTGACCTCCATCTGCAACGCATCGCCCTGCCCGCCCCCGGCGATCGCGCCGCCTTACAGGGGGTGGTCAGCGATCTGATGAGCACGCCGCTCGATTTCTCGCGCCCGCCGTGGAAGTTCTACATCATCGAAAACTATGGCGACGGTTGCGCCGTCATGGCCCGCCTTCACCACTGCCTGGCCGACGGCATGGCGCTGGTGGCCGTCTTCCTGTCGATGACCGATTTCTATCCCGACGCGCCGCTGGTTCCGGCCGAGCCGGCCAACCCGCTACCGGAATCGGGCCTGTTGGGCAGTCTGGCGCGCGACGCGGGCCAGACGTTGGGCCTGGCGCGGCGAATGACCGGCCGCGTGCTGCATGGGGCTGTCGGCGCGCTCCAGGAACCCGAGCGACTGCGCACGGCCGGCGAGCAGGGCGCGGGCCTGGGGCTGGCGGCGACGCGCTTGCTGGCTCGCAGCGCCGACCCGACGACGCGCCTGAAGGGCAAGCTGGGCGTTATGAAGCGGGCGGCCTGGTCGGGCGCGATCCCTCTGGCCGACGTCAAACTCATCAAAAATAATCTGGGCGGCACGGTGAACGACGTGCTGGTGACGGCCGTCGCCGGCGGCCTGCGCCGCTATCTGCTGGGCAAGGGCGACAATCCGGACGAGCTGGAGATACGCGCCGCCGTGCCGGTCAATTTGCGCGGCGAAGAAGACAACGGCAAGCTCGGCAACAAATTCGGCCTGGTCTTTGTGGGGTTGCCCATCAGCATCGAGGAGCCGTTGATGCGCCTGAGCGAGGTGCGGCGGCGGATGGGAGACCTGAAGCGCTCGGCCGAGGCCCCGGTGACGCTGGGCATTCTGGGCATGATGGGCGTCGGCACGGATGCGTTCCGCGAGTTCGTCGTCAATACCCTGGAACCCAAGGCGACCATCGTGTTGACCAACGTCCCCGGCCCGCCCATTCCCCTCTATCTGGCGGGCGAGAAGATCAGCGAGATGATGTTCTGGGTTCCGCAAGCCGGTCGGCTCAGCGTCGGGATCAGCATCCTCAGCTATGCCGGCAACGTGTTCCTCGGCGTCGCCACCGATGCCGGTTTGGTGCCCGACCCGGAGGTCATCCTGGCCGGAATCTACGAAGAACTGGAGCGGATGAAGGTGATCGCCCGCGCGGTGGTGGCCGGCAACGGGCACAAATAG
- a CDS encoding DnaJ family domain-containing protein: MSDQNQTPSTSGNPPEGDEYRRRMRFQREDLIEELIEDGQRRGLFEGLTGAGRPLDLEQNIYEGSATLANQLMKNNDIRPAWLSYRIDVTEKIEAFRAEVRVTWERYRLAFEQAAGTSHRPALSIGWDDACRRWQTTIEQLNKAIDSYNLKRPRGQLELLKLRLTDELKRVDAPRYLL; this comes from the coding sequence ATGTCCGATCAGAACCAAACACCATCCACCTCCGGCAATCCGCCGGAAGGGGACGAGTATCGCCGGCGGATGCGCTTTCAGCGGGAAGACCTCATCGAGGAGTTAATCGAGGATGGGCAGCGGCGCGGGCTGTTCGAGGGGCTGACCGGCGCCGGCCGGCCGCTCGATCTGGAGCAAAACATCTACGAGGGCAGCGCCACGCTGGCGAATCAGTTGATGAAGAATAACGACATTCGTCCGGCCTGGCTCTCGTATCGCATCGACGTGACCGAGAAAATCGAGGCCTTCCGGGCCGAGGTGCGCGTCACCTGGGAGCGCTATCGCCTGGCCTTCGAGCAGGCGGCGGGCACTAGCCACCGGCCGGCGCTATCCATCGGCTGGGACGATGCCTGCCGGCGCTGGCAAACGACGATCGAACAACTCAACAAAGCCATCGACTCCTATAACCTGAAGCGGCCGCGCGGGCAGTTGGAACTCCTCAAGCTGCGACTCACCGATGAACTCAAACGGGTGGATGCGCCGCGTTACTTGCTCTAA
- a CDS encoding alpha/beta hydrolase translates to MDKRANPTTPTQSLVQWQDYRAYYSQSAGHRVSGTIRVAPNVYSPELRNSRDILVYLPPTYHRQESRRFAVIYMQDGQNLFDNATSYAGEWGVDETMETLGHEEGLEAIIVAVPNAGLRRLDEYTPFRDRRMGGGHGDDYLRFVTQTLKPQIDHDFRTLSGRRYTGILGSSLGGLIALYAFFRYPAVFGFTGVMSPSLWFAQEAIYEFVEEASYYPGKIYLDAGTRELGEDTNSGLIHRATASRRYYASVRRMKALLVRKGYRPMRDLMHVEEKWAGHSESSWGRRLPPAMRFLLREALRETRG, encoded by the coding sequence ATGGATAAGCGAGCCAACCCAACCACCCCTACCCAGTCACTTGTGCAATGGCAAGATTACCGGGCTTACTATAGCCAATCCGCCGGTCACCGCGTCAGCGGCACGATTCGTGTGGCCCCGAATGTCTATAGCCCGGAGTTGCGCAATTCGCGCGATATTTTGGTCTATCTGCCGCCCACCTATCATCGTCAGGAGAGCCGGCGGTTTGCCGTCATCTACATGCAGGACGGCCAGAACCTCTTCGACAACGCCACCAGCTACGCCGGGGAATGGGGCGTAGACGAGACGATGGAAACGCTGGGCCATGAGGAGGGTCTGGAGGCGATCATCGTCGCCGTCCCCAACGCCGGGCTGCGCCGCCTCGACGAATACACCCCCTTTCGCGACCGGCGAATGGGCGGCGGTCACGGCGATGATTATCTGCGCTTTGTGACCCAAACCCTCAAGCCGCAAATCGACCACGATTTCCGCACCCTAAGCGGACGCCGCTATACCGGTATCCTCGGCTCATCACTGGGCGGGTTAATCGCCCTGTACGCTTTCTTCCGTTATCCGGCCGTCTTCGGCTTTACCGGGGTGATGAGTCCATCCCTGTGGTTTGCCCAGGAGGCCATCTACGAATTCGTCGAAGAGGCCTCCTATTACCCCGGCAAAATCTATCTCGACGCGGGCACGCGCGAATTGGGCGAAGACACCAACAGCGGTCTCATCCACCGCGCCACGGCCTCGCGGCGCTATTATGCCAGCGTGCGCCGCATGAAGGCCCTGCTGGTGCGCAAGGGCTACCGGCCCATGCGCGACCTGATGCACGTCGAAGAGAAGTGGGCCGGCCATAGCGAATCGTCGTGGGGCCGCCGCCTGCCGCCGGCAATGCGTTTCCTGCTGCGCGAAGCCTTGCGCGAAACACGCGGCTAG
- a CDS encoding carboxypeptidase M32, producing MNKKLDELKNRLREVEDLNNASAVLGWDQATYMPPGGAPARGRQMALLSRLAHERFIDPATGRLLDDLQAHAESLGPDDDDAGLIRKARRDYEKSIRVPPQLLAELSEHGALSYQAWTEARAANDYATMRPMLEKTLDYSRRLADCFPGYDHIADPLIDFADEGMKAVSVRALFAELRAQLVPLLRQILEQPPADDSCLYRTYPEDQQRAFGEMVIKQMGYDFNRGRQDKTHHPFMTSFSLGDVRITTRFQPDYLGDGLFSTIHEAGHAMYEQGIDMSYEATPLAHGTSAGVHESQSRLWENVVGRSRVFWNYYYAQLQSVFPDQLGDVELDTFYRAINKVQPSLIRTDADQMTYDLHVMIRFDLELALLEGTLALDDLPEAWRARYQSDLGIASEDDRDGVLQDVHWFAGVIGGAFQGYTMGNIMSALFYRQALTAHPEIPAQIGRGEFGTLHGWLRENIYRPGAKYTANELVERVTGGPLTIEPYLAYLRGKFLD from the coding sequence ATGAACAAGAAACTTGACGAATTGAAGAACCGCCTGCGCGAAGTCGAGGACCTGAACAACGCCTCGGCCGTACTCGGATGGGATCAAGCCACCTACATGCCCCCCGGCGGCGCGCCGGCGCGGGGTCGGCAAATGGCTCTGCTGTCCCGTCTGGCCCACGAGCGGTTCATCGACCCGGCTACCGGCCGCCTGCTGGATGATCTGCAAGCCCACGCCGAGAGCCTCGGCCCCGACGATGACGACGCCGGCCTCATCCGCAAGGCCCGGCGCGATTATGAGAAATCGATTCGCGTCCCGCCCCAACTCCTGGCCGAGTTGAGCGAGCATGGCGCGCTCAGCTATCAGGCCTGGACGGAGGCGCGGGCGGCCAACGATTACGCCACCATGCGGCCGATGCTGGAGAAGACGCTCGACTATAGCCGCCGCCTGGCCGACTGCTTCCCCGGCTATGACCACATCGCCGACCCGCTGATCGATTTCGCCGACGAAGGGATGAAGGCCGTGAGTGTGCGGGCGCTCTTCGCCGAACTACGCGCCCAGCTGGTGCCGCTCTTGCGCCAGATTCTGGAGCAACCCCCGGCCGACGATAGTTGCCTCTACCGCACCTATCCCGAAGACCAGCAGCGCGCCTTTGGCGAGATGGTCATCAAGCAGATGGGGTACGACTTCAACCGCGGCCGGCAGGACAAGACCCACCACCCCTTTATGACCAGCTTCTCGCTGGGCGACGTGCGCATCACCACCCGCTTCCAGCCCGATTATCTGGGCGACGGTCTGTTTAGCACCATCCACGAGGCGGGCCACGCCATGTATGAGCAGGGCATCGATATGAGCTACGAGGCCACGCCGCTGGCGCATGGCACGTCGGCCGGCGTCCACGAGAGCCAGTCGCGGCTTTGGGAAAACGTCGTCGGCCGCAGCCGCGTGTTCTGGAACTATTACTACGCCCAGTTGCAGAGCGTTTTCCCCGATCAGTTGGGCGACGTGGAACTGGATACCTTCTATCGGGCCATCAACAAGGTGCAGCCCTCGCTCATCCGCACCGACGCCGACCAGATGACCTATGATCTGCACGTGATGATTCGCTTCGATCTGGAGCTGGCGCTGCTGGAAGGGACATTGGCCCTCGACGATCTGCCGGAAGCGTGGCGGGCGCGCTACCAATCCGATCTGGGGATCGCTTCCGAGGACGATCGCGACGGCGTGCTGCAAGATGTCCACTGGTTCGCCGGTGTCATCGGCGGCGCGTTCCAGGGCTACACGATGGGCAACATCATGTCGGCCCTGTTCTATCGCCAGGCCCTCACCGCCCACCCGGAAATCCCGGCGCAGATCGGCCGCGGCGAATTCGGCACGCTCCACGGCTGGCTGCGCGAGAATATCTATCGCCCCGGGGCCAAGTACACGGCCAACGAACTGGTCGAGCGCGTCACCGGCGGGCCGTTGACCATCGAGCCGTACCTGGCCTATTTACGGGGTAAGTTCCTCGATTAG